A window of the Hordeum vulgare subsp. vulgare chromosome 5H, MorexV3_pseudomolecules_assembly, whole genome shotgun sequence genome harbors these coding sequences:
- the LOC123395100 gene encoding major pollen allergen Lol p 5b-like: MAMVKNIACTLLLVAIMVAATLVPVATAASEQSIETMDASIKKAFDAVIAAAPKAKRSEAESAVLKQKVAATASLNQAAGDKKKVDEIVTAYKTAANAVLAAKPADKSAVFEKTFGEAGHPATHQAVDSLEDSFKQAIDDVVAAAPSPKQDEMKALVFQQTVLAANSLGQSSMDTKLFAAVTTAYKVASDAVIAASPDDKFPVMEKTFAEAAKVKAA, translated from the coding sequence ATGGCCATGGTTAAGAACATTGCATGCACATTGTTGCTTGTTGCCATTATGGTGGCAGCCACATTGGTACCGGTGGCGACCGCTGCCAGCGAACAATCCATTGAAACCATGGATGCATCCATCAAGAAGGCCTTTGACGCAGTCATCGCCGCCGCCCCCAAAGCCAAAAGGTCTGAAGCAGAATCTGCGGTGCTCAAGCAGAAAGTCGCTGCCACCGCCTCGCTCAACCAGGCCGCCGGAGATAAGAAGAAAGTTGATGAAATTGTGACTGCCTACAAGACGGCCGCCAATGCGGTCCTTGCCGCTAAGCCCGCCGACAAATCCGCCGTCTTTGAAAAAACCTTCGGCGAGGCCGGTCATCCTGCCACCCACCAGGCCGTGGACTCATTGGAGGATTCCTTCAAGCAGGCCATTGATGATGTCGTCGCCGCTGCCCCATCACCAAAGCAGGACGAGATGAAAGCCCTCGTGTTCCAGCAGACCGTCCTCGCCGCTAACTCGCTTGGCCAGTCTTCAATGGACACCAAGCTATTTGCTGCGGTTACCACCGCCTACAAGGTGGCTTCTGACGCTGTCATCGCCGCTTCGCCCGACGACAAGTTTCCCGTAATGGAGAAAACCTTCGCAGAGGCTGCTAAGGTCAAAGCGGCATGA